gctaaatatttttttatttagtttatttgatcaataaatattatgataatGCTACTTATTAACTAAAACAATGTAGGTTCCTGAAATGTCAACAGAGTACAGTTTGTCGGTGACATTGAGTGCACGTATAACGACTGCTGACGCAGAGATTGAACGGCAGATGAAAATGCGCATTCAAAATGAACAAGTGGAAACATACATACAGACTGACAAACCAAAATACAGCGCTGGACAAGAAGGTAACATGCTAAATGTAACAAGATTGATAATTTCAAATGTTACTGTACATAGGGTCCTACTAGTAATCCTTTCCGAAAACAAACACATTATTCAACACACATTAAGGACATGGTAATCCCATGGTTATTGTGTTGTTAaagtaaatatgtaaaatatttataattgagTAAGAATGAAAATGCTTTATCTATCGTCTGATGATGACCGTATTGATATCACcatttgtaaagaaaaaaaatagaaatactgAAGTGTTACATGTTTCTCGTCATTTTCAGTTAAATTTCGAATGTTGTCCATCAAATCACCGTCATTAAAGGTTGTGAAGAACAATgtaagtataaaataaatgtgataTCATTGCACGAGTGGTTGATGCAACTGTTGTCTATGCAATTTAATTGTGAAGCGGTATACCTATTATTTTCAAGACGAGGTCAgggtttaaattaaataagtagAATAGGGGTTTTAAGGGTATACAGTCGAATCTCAATCAAGTTTCCACTTTGTCCAATAAGATGTGTCCAAAAGGAGAGGGTCTATTTTGACTTTTCTTTAGAAAACATTTGACGATTAGAAGTATGTTTACGAAAAGTGTTAGGAACCGACAAGGTTATAAAAACACCCAAATCTTCTACAACATCATAAACCTACATCTAAATTGTCGGGCCATAGTTAGTTACTTTTTATCAGATACCAACAATTCAGTTAGATGTTTGATTGCATTTTTTTGCATTGAAGATACCAAGCATCTGGATTGAAGCTCCGAACGACATTCGAGTTAGGCAGTGGGTAGATGTGAAAGCAGACGAGGGTCTTGTTGATCTACAGATGCTATTGTCTGATGAACCAATACTAGGGACGTGGACAATAAAAGCAATGATTGCCGACAAGACAGTCACACAAACATTCGTTGTAGAGGAATACGGTAGGTCCATTAGTTGGAAACATACGTCTAAAGTAGACATTATCAAATTAATCTGCCGCTTCCATCCATCCTAATGACAAAGACCAAGCTAAGCCAAAAAAGCTTGCGCTTATTAGTCGTGTCAAAGCAATTAAAGAGGCCATATTCTACATATATTGGAGGGCATCGTTATAAATAACAAACATTTGTGTCTTTGTTGTTccatataatttataaaagaatgtttttttttcagttttaccAAAGTTTGAAATTCTGATTGATACACCCTCATCTATTTACGTCCGTGATGAAACTTTTAAAGTAAAAGTTTGCGGAATGTAAGTATAAGCACAGTATATTCTTTGgaataatcattaaaacaaaagtAGTATAATAcactttttatactttttaatcaatatttctACATAATGTATCACATAGGTTATGATGCTtagctaccaatccaagggttcTGGGTCCAAGTCCTGTCAAATGTCAGGATATTTTCTAATGAGAAATTATAAAtcttgtgtaggcctatatgtttgtcttttgaccgggattgccacctttaaaaagatagtgaatgaattcgcttatggttatccttgtcAATTtccctaaatatataaaacaaaacaatacaaaaccaAGAATGCCATATTATTACGTAACTATTTTTCAAGAATTTGgtataattatcaattaaatcattattacttattatagaTATACATACGGACAACCAGTCAGAGGATCTGTAAATGTTACCATATGTTTTAGACATTCCTATGACGATTGCAACCCAGAAACTACTGTAGTCAAATATGCTAAAGTAAGTGAACTCATGTGTTAAGAGACTATGCACGAAGCTCGAGTTATTTGTATCGTCAATATAGACTAAACCATTAATTAGCGCTCCCTCTGTCGGTCTATGTACAGTTTCCTCTCAGTTTCAGTACGAAATGTCTTTTAGGATACTGGTTCAGATGGATGTGGTGAATTTGAATTGACTTCAGAAGAACTTAAATGGGACAGAactaattattactattattatgaaAGCCAACAATTATCTGCCAATGTAAACTTTACTGAAGCTGGAACCGGTACGtaataacattttgtattaCTCTGTAATATTGGAACGTTTCTGTTGTTAAAAATCGTATGTTAAATTATTGATACATTAACATTTTCAGACATCACTTTGACCAGCTCATCGCTGTCAACAACTGTTAAAACGACGGCAGTACAAATAGAGATAACAGGTCTAAGCTATTACAAGCCCGGCATTGAATACAATGGAAAGGTAAAAGACAATTGAGAAGAATTGTTAACGCTCCATGAGGCCCATTATATTTAAGTTACATTAAAGGCTGTTCAGGAAACTTGGTTAAATTTGATGTGTTGAACATCCAAGCTATTGTTACTTAGAaggttaaaaaatgtttaatattcgttgtacctattatgacctaaaataaaaaatggtggAAATACAGTTCAAGGATTCCAATCAAAGTATGAACATTATCGCTGTATACATACacacataggcctatcattatcATCAGGTGGTGAATCATCAAAAGCTTCAAATTAAGACTACGGTACTTGCGTTGCGCATGCGTACTTTAGAATGGGAACTTCAACACATGAATTGGatcaatttatgtttaaaaaatatttatgtattgGATGTTTCACATAGGCCCTATCTATTTAAAATGgtttctactttaaaaaaaatattaaaaccgtTTTCAAATCAACTTGGTTAAGTGGAATCCAGTTGATTATGATCGTTACCAGTCgactttcatttgttttttcaagtttgatcttgaaaatattttgtttgatttcaCAGGTCTTTATAAAGAATGTGGATGGGAGTCCAGCTAATGGTATTAATACAACAATACATATACAGGAAAAACGCGAATCTGACGTAATCCATATATTCAACAGCTTCTCGAATAAAGGAGTTGTAACGTTTAGATTTGACGCGCCTATTGATACGGCTATTGCTTCTCTGCTTATTACGGTAAATTTAACATTATTCGCTGATATTAAACAACGTGTTATTCAATATAAGATTATATATAAtttctattaattatataatgcCTGTTACGCTGCTTGCAAAATAGCAGTTTCTCGTATAGGCTTGTTAGACAGAAGACGTGTCATCTTGGTATGACCACTTGattaaatatacataatttatttactaCACATAACCCCTTTTTAAAGAAGTACTAATGTTATACTTGTAGGTAACCGCGGAAGGATATCAAACACAAACGTATGACGAGTTCTATGGTTATTACAGAATTAGAAACAATCCATCTAATAAAAAGACAATTTCTGCCTTCTATTCGCCTAGTGGAAGTTTTTTGAACATCAAGCCAGTGCCAAATGAAATCAACTTCGGAGGTGTTTATACTTTTGATGTTGATTACACCATTCCGACCGGGGATAGTAAGACAATAAATTTACACTATATGGTAAGTGTAATAAGTGTACTATAGTTTGTTTAACATCGTGTGACAAGGAGTGATCATATCTCTTTCTATGAAACTATGGAACTGGAcataatctatgtttattaaatatattaggTCATAGCTAGATCTGCTGTAGCAAAGTTTGGCAGTCTGGCGGTAGAGACGCCTTCTTGTTCTCGTGAAGAGAAACGAGAAACGCCATGGTCAGAGTATTCAGACTATTATATTACGGGATCAGAAGATGAATTAGGTAAGCCTAGGTTGTGTTACtcatttcattattttgaatattttcaacatattattattattttgtactttCTAAAATGATAATTTAGGCCTCAGTTTGATTGTTTATGGTGTTTCGCTTCAATCTGCACACTTTCTAGATGCTATATCCTTCCGATTCCTCTTCTATTTCagacattattttaaaaagtttgacgaatatgtcaattttaatgattttcttgcttattattatattgtagatTTATTTAACTTGTGAAACTATtggtaattataaattaaacaacATTTGTTGTGtttattctaaatgtttttcTGCTAATTTTGCTCATAAAACCAGTTACAAGTGTAGAGCACAAACGTATTATGgtgatgttttctttttttagttGTAGGATTGGAACCATTGCCACCAACATGTCAATTCTCGTTTAAGTTATCTATTGATATTACCTCCAAAATGTCACCGGATGCCAAACTTCTAATTCACTACGCTCGTGAAGATGGAGAAATTGTTGCGGATTCAATTGAACTTAAAATTGTCAGAGGCTTACCTAATGAGGTAAACTATCGTCACTTGTGTTAGTTGGGCTAAAATCGACTTGACcagaatttttaacttaaaGGGACTCGGGCTTAaaatagtaaatacaaaattaggCTGTACATTTATATTCGATCTGGCGTTTTTTGAGTCGTCATTTTGGCAACCTGATATTTGACTTACACGGGAGACGGTTTAACAATACGTGACCTATGAGAGTGGaagaaacattatttgtaattgttttcaCCAATTTAAGTTATGGAATCTTAAAGTAAAGGTATTAATGCAATATATACTAAGCaagattattacaaaaatacgATGTGGCTATTAATCATAGTGCTACATAATTACTGAAAGTCACTAGGTCTAtctaaatacattttgaattcgtaccaacaatttaaaaaatcaattactCTAATAGGTCATATTGGAATTTGAAGAAGATATGACAAGGCCTGGAGACAAGACAACACTTCTGGTTCAGGCAGCAGCCAATTCACTGTGTGCTGTTGGAATTGTAGATAAAAGTGTCCAACTCCTTGGAACAACTAACCAACTTACCGACGATAGGGTAGGTgatattctattttttatttattttgtaccaTAACCAGAAACCATAATTCCATGCCTTTATTAAAGCATATGTGTGCTGACCCTACTATATTGTATTATCAGAGCCTAGTACCTGATGATTTGTATCACTTTCATGAAGCAGACTTTAGGCCCAGTGtgcaaataaaatgttgaatgtttGAGTAATTATCTTTTTTGCCCAACTTTTGTATCGAGCATTTTTGTTAATGCCTTGCAAGTTCAATTACACGCaggttatatttttttttatcattaggGAAGAGTGTTTCATTCTTCGATggtattatataaaacaattgtatCTGGTTAACTAAAGGCACACACTTTACACACTTCAAATCAACAGAAATTGCCAAATGCAAATTGGAGTTTGGAATTATCATGTTTAAACTGTCGCTAgccttattttgttttattccaCACAGGTGTTTACCTCTTTAACACCATATTCATTTGGTGTTTTCAACTACCCTTTGAATAAATGTAGGCGAAGCTTGTTTGAAAATGAACAACAACATGACATTCCTCCTCCAAAAAAAGAGCGACGTTATTCAAATACGTACGTCAAAACGAAACACATGGACAGTGCAACTGTTTTTATGGTAtgtataacaaataattaaactaGAGTGTTAACTAGAGAAAGCAAAATGAGGCAataaagagagaaaatagtcaCCGTAATTAGTAAAGTACCGTAGGGTATGTGACTTTAAACTAGTCGACCCTTATCAATTTTGGCTGTTGCATAATTATCGGATATTTATGAGTAGCTTGAAGAAGGctacaaattaaataaacaaacaaacttacAGTCGAATGTacaacaatacatattttatttatgattactTTGATTGATGATTTATACATTTTTCAGAATGCTGGCGTTGCGTTTACGACAAGTTTAGATGTAGAAACAAGACCATGCTATGAAATCACAGGTATGATGAGATGAGTGTAATAGTCTAGGAGTTTTTAACACTTGTTTATTAATTCAAAGACTGGAACCAGAAGTGGTGTATCTAGCAATATTAAAAATGAGAATGGGTAGAGGTAGATGGTAATATCATGTGGTGATGTTGAATGTCTACCAGGATTTCTAAATTGGACCCTTTCGTATCGGCTAATcactttatttattgtaataataatgctgtaattataattaaaacaataatttatgtCATGTTCGATTGGCGTTCTACAGAATACCAAGTCGGGAGTGGTGATATGCTATCGTATAATCACAAAATAGTTGATGAAATGATTTACGAAGAAATAGCAGATGACGAAATAGCAGAAGACGAAGAAGATATATCATACCTATTCGTTGCCGAAACAAAGGAAGAACCTCCTGTTAAAATAAGAACATATTTTCCAGAAACGCTCTTGTGGCAAATTAAAAGAACACGGTAGGGATACAAACGCGTACTAAcataataaatagtaataaattataggcAGACGAACGGGAGccgtttggtggcagcactcgaCAAGAATGGACCCATAGGGGAGAAGAAAGTTGTGATATGTGTTTTTCACACATGTGCGCTATTCAGCCTTGTAGACTGCAAGTTACAGGTTATTCCCCACTTGCATTTACAAGTAATACTATTTCGATGTTGACGTCTGCTACATTAGCTCCGTACGCGCCCAATCCTTCCCACATTAAACATTCAAAACAGATCGACGCCCTGTTATATGTAATCATCATTTCACTTATAGTATAGTttctaaatttataattttcgGTAATCCTAAACTAAAAGTCTTCATTACAGTTGTTGTCTGTTTCCAGTTcccgtgttgtcctgttttcttttttagttttatgGGCAGTAGTCTCACACAAGCGTTGCAATTGTTTTCtcttattattgttaatttattattatgaacttataagagaaataaatgttcctttgattgattaattgattaaatacaatttaatttttgaaaGCTATAATAATAAGTAAGAAAGCGCACATTTTAATGATTACTATTAGCGCACACCATTTCAGAAATTCTGGATCCGCACCTGGTGGATACAATTTGCTGACTATCTTATTTTGATCTATAGCGAAGAAGATGGAACGGCTAAGTTTGATCTGAAAGTTCCTGATACGATCACCGATTGGAAAGCAAACGGATTCTGTATATCACCCAACAGCGACATTGGTATTGGAGAAACTACAACATTACGTGCATTTAAACCGTTTTTCGTTTCTTTAACGCTTCCTTACTCGGTAATTCGCAATGAAAGTGTTCCATTGAAAGTAACGGTGTTTAACTACCTTGCTGACCAATGTCTTATGGTAAGATATGATACATAATATGTATCTTACTTTTTAAATCAATTCCTGTGTATATCAGTGTAATTACAACAAAATACTAACTTACTAAGTGATGGAGTACTTTAGTATGCTCTTGGAACCTGTCTGGCAAATATCTGTAATGAAAAGTTAAGCATAATTTTAGCTCTTTAACAAAAATGATTTGCATGCaatgttctttaaaaaaaactatttttccGCCTTGTTTTTGTGAAATCTTTTGAACAACATTATACTCGTGTATAATGTTGTTCAAAGCGTTGTTTACAAGTGTTTGACTGATTTTGTTAAtggcattttatttttttaggtcAAACTTGAGCTCAAGGAAAGTAGTAACTTTACAACATTGGGTAATGACTTTACACGTAAAGTGTGCGTTTGTGGAGGTGGGTCAAAGACTGTTCAGTACAGAATAGTACCACATACACTTGGAAATGTTCCCATTACAGgtaattttcttttgtataCTACACCAAAAAAATTGCGCAAAACATGAAATCAATATTATACTATGAAATGGTTTAAATCATTGTAGTGAAATATTAAactaattgtaattaatttacagtattatataaatttatttaaacaatttaatatataatattttcattaaaatgtaGTTTCTGCTGTAACCAAGGGTTTCAGTAAAGCACTTGGTCGTAGAATGTGTGACGGTGAACCTGATCGCCCAGACAAACAATACATTGGCTTGACCGATGGAGTACAGCGTGATTTGCTTGTTGAGGTAAACGAAAactaaacataggcctacaaacaattGCGTATATTTTGACAATCTGCACACGACTATCGGTACATGCTAGAATCGGCGTATAACAGCACATACCCAGCTGCCCATACCATAAAGCGTGCTTACCACTAACTGCGCATACACCAACTGCGCATACCATTAACTGCGCTTACCACTAACTGCGTATTCCACTAACTGCGCAAACCACTAATATTGAAACACATTGAATTCAAACTTATTTAGAAATTAAAACTTTGTGCGTATTTTTTGTTAGCCTGAAGGAATAGAAAGGGATGAAACGCAGTCATCAATTATATGTTTAAGCAGCaatgaaaagaaagaaaaagcaAGCTATAAAGTAAACTTCCCTGAAAACATTGTACCTGGATCGGACAGAGTGACATTACAATTAATTGGTAGGCCTATGTTCGTGTTTGTAACAAAAGGAAATTGCATTAGAAGGATTGCTATCATTATCTCATCATCAGGAATGAAAATCGGACTTCTTCTGAAGGTCACCCCATATTGAACCCTAAAATCGATATAATATCCATGATACTTACATGCACCCAATCTCATTGATTACAATGCCCACAATTTAGTATATACTCATTCTACGTAATATCCGCCTATGTTCTTttcaatataatgtaaaacGTTGGTGTAGGCTACACATAAATTCATTATAATGTATTCGATTTGAAAATGCTAATACGTTTGCGTGATACATATATTGTTTGTAGGAGATATAATGGGACCAGCTCTCAACAACATGAATCATCTAATCCGGTTACCAACTGGTTGTGGAGAACAGAATATTGTAAAAATGGCGCCAAACGTGTACGTCTTAAAATATCTTATAAATACAGGTCAAATCGAGGCTCGGCTAAAACAAACGATAGTTAACAACATAAGAGCAGGTGAGTTAATGGTTTCAAATTAACCctattgtgtttttgttttgttattaaatgacatttacaactaCTCGATTCAAATACAATTATTCTGCAGCCAGCTGAAACATCATGCTAAGCCACAACCTTAATACAATGTCACGATTTTCCAGGCCTCCGAAAACCAGGATAAAGTATGTGAAATCTGCATAACTTTGTTGAGCAATGTGGTCTATTTATAAGATATGCTTCTTTAATTTAAAGGtgtattttattgaattgaaatgagAGTGGTAGacagaaaacaattttaaaataatttaattttaggcTATCAACGAGAGCTGAATTATCGCAGACGAGATGGATCATATAGTGCTTTTGGCCAATCCGACTACGACGGTAGTACCTGGTAAGTTGTTGGAGAGCTCATTGACACCTTTAAGTTACATAAAGatgtatacaaaaaaaataaacaaaaatatgtaaatgtgtTCTTCTATAACCACAATTATTGCATACatgcaaacaaatatttttaaaaatgaggtaGAGTAAGTAGATAAAAATGTTGAGTTATCAATGTTTCTTCATTtggatttttctttaaaaataacaataatcattatatcTATAGGTTAACAGTGTTCGTATTAAGAACGTTTGCAGAATCTGATGAATTCATTGAAATAGATAGCAACCTAATGAGAGAGAGTCTTTCGTGGTTAATAAATCAACAAAACAAGAAAACAGGCTGCATCATGTCAAGAGGAACTCTATTTAACAAGGCTATGAAGgtatgcctaggcctatttgACGTCTTACACAAACGAATGCATAAAGCAAAGTTGTTCAGAATATTTGGTAGAACTTTTAAACAGCTTTAAGCATAGGACATTCATTTCGTCCTCAATGTAATGACATCGACTTCAatatctaggcctagttagggcGAATgatattcagtataatactcaCTTTTTCTCATTTTTCGATAGGGTGGTGTTTCAGATGAAATAACGTTGACCGCATATACTTTGATAACAATGACTGAAGCTGTTGGCCGGAAGTTGGTAAATATTAGGTTTATTgtctaaataatttataaaagaaCATAATCCAAAGCATTCAAATAGGTAATTTTCTATATTTTCTTTCATTCTTATTTCTCAGAACAGAGGTATTGATCTGGCCAGTAAATGTCTTGTCAATCGATGGGATGACGTTGATTCGGGTATTCGGAATGACCCTTATTCGGTTGCATTGCTGGCGTACGCATTCAAACTCTCTAAGAACGTCCGTTATCACGAAGTGCTTAGCCAATTAAATGAACTTGCAATTGAAGAAAGTAAGATTCAATATAATTATcctttaggcctaaataaataatCTCTACAATTATTGCTTTgtcaatttcaaaataaatataatagttaaacatttacattattttaacagATGGATTGAAACACTGGGAACGTCCAGAAGGTCTAAGACCTAAGAACACATGTTATTACTGCCGAGCATCTTCAGCGGAGGTAGAAATGACTGCTTACGCTCTTCTAGCGCTTGATTTAGAAGTTGGCGCCGACCAAATAGAAGCATTAAAGATCTCTAAATGGCttattaaacaacaaaatgccAATGGTGGATATTCGTCTACCCAGGTTTGTACAGTCATCACTTTATTGTTACTTAGGTAAAAGGTAAGGTTGAAACCTAAGCTAATGCTTACGGCCGTggtgcccatctccatttcTTTAGCGTTTGGGCCAGACTCCACTAATTGTGTAGGTTTGTGGGAGGTACGCCACTCCTCCCGCACAAACGAGTATGATTTACCTTCCCATTACTTacataccggtacccatttctaTCACCTGGGTGGGGAGGAACAATGTAGATAAAGAATCTTGCTCAAGGACCCAACACCGCAGTGCCCGGGCCGGGGCTTGAACCACCGGCAACCTATTAATTAAGTCCAATGCACTAACCACTGCACCACAGTGCTCCACATATTGTTACTTAATTATGTCGTACCATTGCTAAAAACTAACTCAATAACTTTcttttacaatatatttaatcTAACAGGACACAGTGATTGCGTTAAAAGGACTGTCATATTTTTCCGAGGCACTTTACACAGGGGAAACGACCCAGATGAGTATCACAGCGACCTCGTCGGCTGGAGGTGAAACCGAAACATTTGAATTAGACTCCTCTAATCGCCTGTTACTTCAGAGAATGGATATAGAAAAAGCGCCAACAACGGTTGATATAGAGGCTTCCGGGACTGGGTGTGCTCTTATACAGGTATAAGACTGAATGTATATTATAAAAGAACAAACGAAAATAGAGAAACTctgaacattctagaagtaaaaTGAAAAGTGAAAATAAGTCACCTAGAAAGTTTCTAGaatcatatagtatatacatatatatccTAGGTTCAAACACTCTACAACATTTATGAAAAACCAGAAGTGGAAGTAGAACCATTCAGTATCAGTGTCGAATCAATCCCAGATGAAAAGCTGGGATGCCAAAAACAGACTGTCCGAATTACCGTATCGTAAGttataatttataacaaaaCAGTAACGCCAATAACATACACTggataagaaaaattattcgCTGCGTCTCAGGATGCAGATAAAGCAATGATTATATGGTTGGTACACCTGGATACGCCACAAACAGCAAATACTACTGTAGCATAACCTAAAAGTAGATTTGGacacacaaaaagataataattatctaTAAAATTATCATATTTTCTAATTGTTGATATTCAGTTCAATTTAATTCCACACAatacacaataaaataaatttgacccaccccaagatataacattacgaatacgaaaagaaaacaaaatacataaactaatgataaataaaagaaaacaaagctacaatttctatttaaaccACTTGAAACCACTTCATATCTTGAAAGTAAATTGTTCTCGTATACTAATTTCAATTCGACAGGTACACTGGTGAAGACCAAGTATCCAGTATGTCTATTGTAGAGGTTAAGCTTGTTTCTGGATATTATGTGGATAAAGATTCACTCAAAAGTCAGGACACACTATCGATAAGTCAGGAAGCAGTGCTTATTAAAACACTTGGATTCAAGAGATATGAAGCTAATGGTAACATGCTCGAGTTTTATTTTGATGAGGTAagtcattcaaatataattaatatactgtatattgttttaaatgttgtgTGTTTTCTATGCCATATATTACTTAATAACGCACATACACTTTTTATACATCTTCTGTATTATAgaatattagttattattattcctcctaaagcttggttcccactagt
This genomic stretch from Antedon mediterranea chromosome 11, ecAntMedi1.1, whole genome shotgun sequence harbors:
- the LOC140062225 gene encoding pregnancy zone protein-like, coding for MSTEYSLSVTLSARITTADAEIERQMKMRIQNEQVETYIQTDKPKYSAGQEVKFRMLSIKSPSLKVVKNNIPSIWIEAPNDIRVRQWVDVKADEGLVDLQMLLSDEPILGTWTIKAMIADKTVTQTFVVEEYVLPKFEILIDTPSSIYVRDETFKVKVCGIYTYGQPVRGSVNVTICFRHSYDDCNPETTVVKYAKDTGSDGCGEFELTSEELKWDRTNYYYYYESQQLSANVNFTEAGTDITLTSSSLSTTVKTTAVQIEITGLSYYKPGIEYNGKVFIKNVDGSPANGINTTIHIQEKRESDVIHIFNSFSNKGVVTFRFDAPIDTAIASLLITVTAEGYQTQTYDEFYGYYRIRNNPSNKKTISAFYSPSGSFLNIKPVPNEINFGGVYTFDVDYTIPTGDSKTINLHYMVIARSAVAKFGSLAVETPSCSREEKRETPWSEYSDYYITGSEDELVVGLEPLPPTCQFSFKLSIDITSKMSPDAKLLIHYAREDGEIVADSIELKIVRGLPNEVILEFEEDMTRPGDKTTLLVQAAANSLCAVGIVDKSVQLLGTTNQLTDDRVFTSLTPYSFGVFNYPLNKCRRSLFENEQQHDIPPPKKERRYSNTYVKTKHMDSATVFMNAGVAFTTSLDVETRPCYEITEYQVGSGDMLSYNHKIVDEMIYEEIADDEIAEDEEDISYLFVAETKEEPPVKIRTYFPETLLWQIKRTREEDGTAKFDLKVPDTITDWKANGFCISPNSDIGIGETTTLRAFKPFFVSLTLPYSVIRNESVPLKVTVFNYLADQCLMVKLELKESSNFTTLGNDFTRKVCVCGGGSKTVQYRIVPHTLGNVPITVSAVTKGFSKALGRRMCDGEPDRPDKQYIGLTDGVQRDLLVEPEGIERDETQSSIICLSSNEKKEKASYKVNFPENIVPGSDRVTLQLIGDIMGPALNNMNHLIRLPTGCGEQNIVKMAPNVYVLKYLINTGQIEARLKQTIVNNIRAGYQRELNYRRRDGSYSAFGQSDYDGSTWLTVFVLRTFAESDEFIEIDSNLMRESLSWLINQQNKKTGCIMSRGTLFNKAMKGGVSDEITLTAYTLITMTEAVGRKLNRGIDLASKCLVNRWDDVDSGIRNDPYSVALLAYAFKLSKNVRYHEVLSQLNELAIEENGLKHWERPEGLRPKNTCYYCRASSAEVEMTAYALLALDLEVGADQIEALKISKWLIKQQNANGGYSSTQDTVIALKGLSYFSEALYTGETTQMSITATSSAGGETETFELDSSNRLLLQRMDIEKAPTTVDIEASGTGCALIQVQTLYNIYEKPEVEVEPFSISVESIPDEKLGCQKQTVRITVSYTGEDQVSSMSIVEVKLVSGYYVDKDSLKSQDTLSISQEAVLIKTLGFKRYEANGNMLEFYFDEFTSEPISFEFDVVQELKVKNSKPGIVTVYDYYEAELKSVKSYKFCR